The Nitrospirota bacterium genomic interval GACAAGCCGTCAGCTTGCCATGAAAGGCATCAAAATCTTTATGGGTGCAAGAGACATTTCCAAAGGTTTATCTGCTTCAAAAAAGTTGAAGGAGCAAGGACTCGATGTAGAGTGTATAGAGTTGGATATTACAAATTCAAATCACATCAAACAGGTGAAGCAATATTTTGAAAAGCATTATGGGAAACTGGATATTTTGGTAAATAATGCCGGCATGGTGCATGCCGAAGAGCCGTTGTTTGCAAACAGCGCTGGAACTGTATCCCCTGTGGCTCTACGAAAGATTTTTGATGTAAACTTATTCGGGCAGGTAGAGCTGACTCAGGCACTTCTCCCACTTTTGAGAAAAAGCGATGCCGGACGTATTGTGAATGTTTCAAGCATCTTAG includes:
- a CDS encoding SDR family oxidoreductase: MSAKQIALVTGANKGLGFETSRQLAMKGIKIFMGARDISKGLSASKKLKEQGLDVECIELDITNSNHIKQVKQYFEKHYGKLDILVNNAGMVHAEEPLFANSAGTVSPVALRKIFDVNLFGQVELTQALLPLLRKSDAGRIVNVSSILGSLTIQSDQKSDYSQVKPFSYDASKAALNQFTVHLASLLRDTPIKVNSAHPGWVKTDLGTDMAPMGVEEGAKTAVRLATLNQDGPTGKFFHFNDEIPW